From a region of the Campylobacter sp. genome:
- the hisH gene encoding imidazole glycerol phosphate synthase subunit HisH: protein MIGIVDYGAGNIQSVMNALSFCGAKFCLARSPEELLSCDKALLPGVGAFGEAMDRLRASGMDAAIKEFVASGRYFLGICLGMQLLFEQSEEFGARSGLGILPGRVVKFDKTKFNIRGAESGSENIKFRSDVAEFNPDGAEPSERSGQNFARAESLKIPHVGWNSAHFIKRSPINTGLGEFEYLYFVHSYHVLCAREITFATTFYGYEFASAIWRENVFAFQPHPEKSHDAGIKIIKNFTEL, encoded by the coding sequence TTGATCGGTATCGTGGATTACGGCGCGGGCAATATCCAAAGCGTGATGAACGCGCTTAGCTTCTGCGGCGCTAAATTTTGCCTCGCGCGTAGCCCTGAGGAGCTTTTGAGCTGCGATAAGGCTCTGCTTCCTGGCGTGGGCGCATTCGGCGAGGCGATGGATAGGCTTCGCGCAAGCGGTATGGACGCCGCGATTAAAGAATTTGTCGCAAGCGGCAGATATTTTTTAGGCATCTGTCTAGGGATGCAGCTTCTATTCGAACAAAGCGAAGAATTCGGCGCGCGCAGCGGGCTTGGAATTTTACCCGGTCGCGTCGTGAAATTTGACAAAACGAAATTTAATATTCGGGGGGCGGAATCTGGGTCCGAAAATATAAAATTTAGATCGGACGTGGCGGAATTTAATCCAGACGGGGCAGAGCCTAGCGAGCGTAGCGGGCAAAATTTTGCCCGCGCCGAAAGCCTAAAGATCCCGCATGTCGGCTGGAACAGCGCGCATTTTATCAAGCGCTCGCCGATAAATACGGGCTTGGGCGAGTTTGAGTATCTGTATTTCGTGCACTCCTATCACGTCCTTTGCGCGCGCGAGATCACGTTTGCGACGACGTTTTACGGCTATGAGTTTGCAAGCGCGATCTGGCGCGAAAACGTATTTGCCTTTCAGCCGCATCCCGAAAAAAGCCACGATGCGGGCATAAAAATCATTAAAAATTTTACGGAGCTGTGA
- a CDS encoding glycosyltransferase family 4 protein, whose translation MARIGFLSHADMSLHFFRRPIMQALKERGHEVFAIAPRGAYTQDLARDFNAITYDLDRASLNPLTVFSNTKALARELKRLDLDLLQTAAHKSNVFGTLAAREAGIKYVINLVEGLGSFYIDDDIKTRLVRAVLEKLYKFSFSQADACIFVNDADPDYMLSRGLIAKQKVIRIKSVGVNAERFNPKIVSAADLGEDLHGKKIVLMIARAMWHKGVREFYEAAEILKDRSDAKFVFVGEGFAGNKSTADPAFLRSGAVHYLGARNDVPELLKASYLLALPSYKEGFPRTVLEAMSMARACVVSDCSGCVEAVADGVNGLICRTRDAGGLARKIEILLGDPALCERLGRNGRELVLANYDEKIVTEKYLEVYRKFIDV comes from the coding sequence ATGGCTCGCATAGGGTTTTTAAGCCATGCCGATATGAGCTTACATTTCTTTCGCCGCCCGATAATGCAGGCTTTAAAAGAGCGCGGACACGAGGTTTTTGCAATCGCTCCTCGCGGCGCTTATACGCAGGATTTGGCACGCGATTTTAATGCCATAACCTACGATCTTGATCGAGCTAGCCTAAATCCGCTTACCGTATTTAGCAACACCAAAGCCCTTGCGCGCGAGCTAAAGAGGCTGGATTTGGACCTGCTGCAAACAGCTGCGCACAAATCAAACGTGTTCGGTACGCTGGCGGCTCGAGAGGCGGGTATAAAATATGTGATAAACTTAGTCGAGGGGCTGGGCAGCTTTTATATTGACGATGATATTAAAACAAGGCTCGTGCGAGCGGTATTGGAGAAGCTTTATAAATTTTCATTTTCGCAGGCGGATGCTTGCATATTTGTAAACGATGCCGATCCTGATTATATGCTATCTCGCGGGCTTATTGCGAAGCAAAAGGTCATAAGGATTAAAAGCGTAGGCGTAAATGCTGAAAGATTCAACCCCAAAATCGTTAGTGCAGCGGATCTGGGCGAGGATTTGCACGGCAAAAAGATCGTGCTGATGATAGCTCGCGCGATGTGGCATAAGGGCGTGAGAGAATTCTACGAAGCAGCAGAAATTTTAAAAGATCGATCGGATGCGAAATTTGTCTTTGTGGGCGAGGGCTTTGCGGGCAATAAAAGCACCGCTGATCCTGCGTTTTTGCGAAGTGGCGCGGTGCATTATCTAGGCGCCAGAAACGATGTGCCTGAGCTTTTGAAGGCTAGTTACCTGCTAGCACTTCCTAGCTACAAGGAGGGCTTTCCGCGCACGGTTTTAGAGGCGATGAGCATGGCGCGAGCCTGCGTGGTAAGCGACTGCAGCGGCTGCGTCGAGGCGGTGGCGGACGGCGTTAACGGCCTAATCTGCCGCACTCGCGACGCAGGGGGTCTTGCGCGAAAGATCGAAATTTTATTGGGCGATCCCGCGCTTTGCGAAAGGCTTGGACGAAACGGGCGCGAGCTGGTGCTTGCAAATTACGACGAAAAGATCGTCACGGAAAAATATTTAGAGGTTTATAGGAAATTTATCGATGTATAG
- a CDS encoding nucleoside-diphosphate sugar epimerase/dehydratase: protein MLLKPTKFSRFAFFLLGDIFISILSVYIAFLLRFSGDIPNEFYKGALLSASSLTAIKIFYFWFLRIYLVPWRFFGLYEARKLFYAHVMAALTFLIVFFLASKIFNPFPRSVIIIDAAISFILIGGIRISKRMFLSEKKNITNNEPCIVVGATSKTFHVLKGMRQKYINYYPVGVVDGRPELVGTYCENYVVRAKSEIPQMIKDSGAKTAIIALALYPDELKQLYDELFAYGLKDIKLFSLLEDESKKIRDVSIEDLLARKPKDLDTKAIENFIKDKIVLVTGAGGTIGSEICKQCLKFGAKRLIMVEHSEFNLYSINEATGADARNELKMINVVYRHELEEVFAEFHPEVVVHAAAYKHVPLCEFNPHLAVKNNVIGTKNVIDLSKKYGAKKVVLISTDKAVRPTNIMGTTKRICELYALNSNDAASETQIVAVRFGNVLGSSGSVIPKFKRQIEANEPLTVTHPEITRYFMLVSEACQLVLQAASIAQGGELFVLDMGEPVKIADLAKRMLQLAGKEELGIKFVGLRPGEKLYEELLIDENDKSTKYQSIFVTHSAKYDLQELSSQIEELSECEDAQVADKLKRIVPEFSHRLNDMKGTA from the coding sequence ATGCTGTTAAAACCCACTAAATTTAGCCGCTTCGCGTTTTTTTTGCTAGGAGATATTTTTATCTCGATCCTCTCCGTTTATATCGCGTTTTTGCTGCGATTTAGCGGAGATATACCGAACGAATTCTATAAAGGCGCCCTGCTTAGCGCCTCGAGCCTTACGGCGATTAAAATTTTCTATTTTTGGTTTTTGCGGATCTATTTAGTTCCGTGGAGATTTTTCGGGCTATATGAAGCGAGAAAGCTCTTCTACGCGCACGTGATGGCGGCGCTTACCTTTTTGATAGTATTCTTTTTAGCGAGTAAAATTTTTAACCCATTCCCGCGCTCGGTCATCATCATCGATGCAGCGATCTCGTTTATTTTAATCGGTGGGATTAGAATTTCAAAGCGGATGTTTCTAAGCGAGAAGAAAAATATCACGAATAACGAGCCCTGCATCGTCGTAGGCGCTACGAGCAAGACCTTTCACGTCCTAAAAGGTATGCGGCAAAAATATATTAACTACTATCCGGTGGGCGTCGTGGACGGGCGGCCTGAGCTAGTAGGGACGTATTGCGAAAATTACGTCGTCAGGGCTAAGAGCGAAATTCCGCAGATGATCAAAGATAGCGGCGCCAAAACCGCGATCATCGCGCTGGCGCTGTATCCGGACGAGCTAAAGCAGCTCTACGACGAGCTTTTTGCGTACGGGCTAAAGGATATCAAGCTCTTTTCGCTTTTGGAGGATGAGAGCAAAAAGATCCGCGATGTATCGATCGAGGATCTGCTCGCGCGCAAGCCCAAAGACCTCGACACCAAGGCGATTGAAAATTTTATCAAAGACAAGATCGTGCTGGTAACGGGCGCGGGCGGCACGATAGGAAGCGAAATTTGTAAGCAATGCTTGAAATTTGGCGCAAAGCGTCTTATCATGGTCGAACACAGCGAGTTTAACCTCTACTCGATTAACGAAGCCACCGGCGCGGATGCGCGCAACGAGTTAAAGATGATAAACGTCGTTTATCGCCATGAGCTGGAGGAGGTTTTTGCAGAATTTCATCCCGAAGTAGTCGTGCACGCAGCGGCGTATAAGCACGTGCCGCTATGCGAGTTTAACCCGCATCTAGCGGTCAAAAATAATGTCATCGGCACAAAAAACGTAATCGATCTGTCCAAAAAATACGGCGCGAAAAAGGTTGTTTTGATCTCGACCGATAAGGCGGTGCGACCGACGAACATTATGGGCACGACGAAGCGTATCTGCGAGCTTTACGCGCTAAATTCCAACGACGCGGCAAGCGAAACGCAGATCGTCGCGGTGCGCTTCGGAAACGTGCTCGGCTCAAGCGGTAGTGTCATCCCTAAATTTAAACGCCAGATCGAAGCGAACGAGCCGCTTACCGTTACGCACCCCGAGATTACGAGATATTTTATGCTCGTTAGCGAGGCGTGCCAGCTGGTGCTTCAGGCGGCCTCCATCGCGCAGGGCGGCGAGCTTTTCGTGCTGGATATGGGCGAGCCCGTAAAGATCGCAGATCTTGCCAAGCGAATGCTGCAGCTTGCCGGCAAGGAGGAGCTGGGCATTAAATTTGTCGGTCTGCGCCCCGGCGAGAAGCTTTACGAGGAGCTTTTGATCGACGAAAACGACAAGAGCACGAAGTATCAATCCATATTCGTAACCCACTCCGCAAAATACGACCTGCAAGAGCTAAGCTCGCAGATCGAGGAGCTTTCGGAGTGCGAGGACGCGCAGGTTGCGGATAAGCTAAAGCGCATCGTGCCCGAGTTTTCGCACCGATTGAACGATATGAAGGGCACGGCTTGA
- the pglD gene encoding UDP-N-acetylbacillosamine N-acetyltransferase produces MGTTKIYVYGASGHGLVVADVALAARGAKFSEVVFLDDAAGLKFSEDLPKHPVIIAIGDNKTRAKIQERVARAGFEIATLIHQSAIVSPSAVIGEGAVVMPGAVINARAKIGRGAIINSGVVIEHECEIGEFAHISPNAALAGGVKVGALSHIGISASVIQRLKIGQRCIIGAGAAVVRDIASDSVAVGVPARVIKKNG; encoded by the coding sequence ATGGGTACAACTAAAATTTACGTTTACGGCGCGAGCGGACACGGGCTGGTGGTCGCGGATGTCGCGCTAGCCGCGCGCGGAGCTAAATTTAGCGAGGTCGTTTTTTTAGACGACGCGGCAGGATTGAAATTTAGCGAGGATCTGCCGAAGCACCCCGTAATAATCGCAATCGGCGATAATAAAACCCGCGCAAAGATCCAAGAGAGGGTAGCGCGAGCGGGTTTTGAGATAGCGACGCTAATTCATCAAAGCGCCATCGTTAGCCCAAGCGCCGTCATCGGCGAGGGCGCGGTCGTAATGCCCGGCGCCGTGATAAACGCGCGAGCTAAAATCGGTCGCGGCGCGATAATAAATTCAGGCGTCGTAATCGAGCACGAGTGCGAGATCGGCGAGTTTGCGCACATTAGCCCAAACGCGGCGCTTGCGGGCGGCGTGAAGGTGGGGGCGCTTTCGCACATCGGCATCAGCGCTAGCGTCATTCAGAGGCTAAAGATCGGGCAGCGCTGCATCATCGGCGCGGGCGCCGCGGTCGTGCGCGACATAGCTAGCGACAGCGTAGCCGTAGGTGTGCCTGCTCGCGTGATTAAAAAAAATGGCTGA
- the hisA gene encoding 1-(5-phosphoribosyl)-5-[(5-phosphoribosylamino)methylideneamino]imidazole-4-carboxamide isomerase, whose amino-acid sequence MEILPAIDLKQGCAVRLSKGEMQSAKIYSKDPCELAKKFEDLGAKWLHLVDLDGAFAGEAVNFKAIERIVKSTRLHVEVGGGIRDEARIKEYLSLGVDRFILGSAALKNRDFVRGMAKLYCIVVGIDAKEGLVATEGWAELSRVKATDLAREYADAGVCAIICTDISRDGMLSGVNVEFSRSIAKASGIDTIASGGVKDINDIIAVKNAELIAGVIVGKAYYEGTLDLKKAFEAL is encoded by the coding sequence ATGGAAATTTTGCCTGCGATCGATCTGAAACAAGGATGCGCCGTACGCCTTAGCAAGGGCGAGATGCAAAGCGCAAAAATTTATTCCAAGGACCCCTGTGAGCTAGCCAAAAAATTTGAAGATCTCGGCGCTAAGTGGCTGCATTTAGTTGATCTCGACGGCGCGTTTGCGGGCGAGGCGGTAAATTTCAAAGCGATCGAGCGGATCGTAAAAAGCACGCGCCTGCACGTAGAAGTGGGCGGCGGCATCCGCGACGAAGCGCGCATAAAGGAGTATTTAAGCTTAGGCGTCGATAGATTTATTCTGGGCTCGGCGGCGCTTAAAAATAGAGATTTCGTAAGGGGGATGGCGAAGCTTTACTGCATCGTCGTGGGCATAGACGCAAAAGAGGGACTCGTAGCGACCGAGGGCTGGGCGGAGCTAAGCCGCGTAAAAGCGACCGATCTGGCGCGAGAGTATGCGGACGCGGGCGTTTGCGCGATCATCTGCACCGACATATCGCGCGACGGGATGCTAAGCGGCGTAAACGTAGAATTTAGCCGCTCTATCGCGAAAGCTAGCGGCATCGATACTATCGCAAGCGGCGGCGTGAAAGATATAAACGACATAATCGCGGTTAAAAACGCAGAGCTAATAGCGGGCGTCATCGTCGGTAAGGCGTATTACGAGGGCACACTCGATCTTAAAAAGGCGTTTGAAGCTCTATAA
- the pglC gene encoding undecaprenyl phosphate N,N'-diacetylbacillosamine 1-phosphate transferase, with amino-acid sequence MYRSFLKRALDFTAALVLIILVSPVMALTWFLIRKHISKSAIFTQSRPGLDEQIFKIYKFKTMSDERGADGELLPDEARLNDYGKKIRALSLDELPQLFNVLKGDMSFIGPRPLLIEYLPLYSPPQRLRHSVRPGITGLAQVNGRNAISWEKKFEFDTYYAQNLSFTLDLKIALLTIKKVLAKEGVNKEGMATTEKFNGYN; translated from the coding sequence ATGTATAGGAGCTTTTTAAAACGCGCGCTCGATTTTACGGCGGCTTTGGTTTTGATCATTTTGGTTTCGCCCGTGATGGCGCTTACGTGGTTCTTGATCCGCAAGCACATTAGCAAAAGCGCGATTTTTACGCAATCTCGCCCTGGGCTTGATGAGCAAATTTTTAAAATTTACAAATTTAAAACGATGAGCGACGAGCGCGGCGCGGACGGCGAGCTTCTGCCAGACGAAGCGCGGCTGAACGATTACGGCAAAAAGATCCGCGCGCTAAGCCTGGATGAGCTGCCGCAGCTTTTCAACGTGCTAAAGGGCGATATGAGCTTCATCGGGCCGCGCCCACTGCTGATCGAGTACCTGCCGCTTTATTCGCCGCCGCAGCGCCTTAGGCACAGCGTGCGTCCGGGCATCACGGGGCTTGCGCAGGTAAACGGACGCAACGCGATCAGCTGGGAGAAAAAATTTGAGTTCGATACGTATTACGCGCAGAATTTAAGCTTTACGCTCGATCTTAAGATCGCGCTTTTAACGATAAAAAAGGTGCTTGCGAAAGAGGGTGTGAATAAAGAGGGCATGGCGACGACGGAGAAATTCAATGGGTACAACTAA
- the pglE gene encoding UDP-N-acetylbacillosamine transaminase: MARVFLSPPNMGSDELEYIKKVFESNYIAPLGEYVNRFEDAVKSYTGTRGALALNAGTAALHLALRCSGVKDGDVVLGSTFTFMASLNPIFYERCVPVLIDSDESWNLSPKLLKEAIKKSPKKPKVLVVTHLYGQAAKMDEICEICANEGIDLIEDAAEALGGFYKGKALGGIGKCGALSFNGNKIITTSGGGMLISNDEELIAKARFLSTQAREPLLHYEHKDYGYNYRLSNVLGAIGVGQMEVLPQRVKRKREIFKIYEDLFRGTDVEFMPEVEGGKGNRWLTTLLFKQKGAHLKVIDALNKADIESRPLWKPMHLQSIFAGALSVVDGTSEDMFSRGICLPSGTDMSDETIERVVKIVKENI, from the coding sequence ATGGCAAGAGTATTTTTAAGTCCGCCGAATATGGGCAGCGATGAGCTTGAGTATATAAAAAAGGTATTTGAAAGCAACTATATCGCGCCTTTGGGCGAATATGTCAATCGCTTTGAAGACGCAGTGAAGTCCTATACTGGTACGCGCGGCGCGCTGGCGCTAAACGCAGGCACGGCGGCGCTTCATCTAGCGCTTCGCTGCAGCGGCGTAAAGGACGGCGACGTGGTATTGGGATCCACGTTTACCTTCATGGCGTCGCTAAATCCGATATTTTACGAGCGCTGCGTGCCGGTGCTGATAGACAGCGACGAGAGTTGGAATTTAAGCCCGAAGCTGCTTAAAGAAGCGATCAAAAAATCGCCGAAAAAACCAAAAGTGCTCGTCGTCACGCATCTTTACGGACAGGCTGCGAAGATGGATGAGATATGCGAAATTTGCGCGAATGAAGGCATTGATCTTATCGAGGATGCCGCAGAGGCGCTGGGCGGATTTTATAAGGGTAAGGCGCTGGGCGGCATCGGAAAATGCGGCGCGCTAAGCTTTAATGGCAATAAAATCATCACCACCTCGGGCGGCGGAATGCTGATTTCAAACGATGAGGAGCTAATCGCCAAGGCTAGATTTTTAAGCACCCAAGCGCGCGAGCCGCTGCTTCACTACGAGCACAAGGACTACGGCTATAACTACCGCTTAAGCAACGTCTTAGGCGCTATCGGCGTAGGCCAGATGGAGGTCTTGCCGCAGCGCGTTAAAAGAAAGCGCGAAATTTTTAAAATTTACGAGGATCTGTTTAGAGGCACCGACGTGGAGTTTATGCCCGAAGTAGAAGGCGGCAAGGGCAACAGATGGCTTACGACTCTGCTGTTTAAGCAAAAAGGCGCTCATCTAAAGGTAATCGATGCGCTAAATAAAGCCGACATCGAATCTCGTCCGCTTTGGAAGCCGATGCATCTGCAAAGCATCTTCGCAGGCGCGCTTAGCGTAGTTGACGGCACGAGCGAGGATATGTTCAGTCGCGGCATCTGTCTGCCTAGCGGCACCGATATGAGTGACGAGACGATCGAGCGCGTCGTAAAAATCGTAAAAGAAAACATCTGA
- a CDS encoding 50S ribosomal protein L11 methyltransferase, whose product MKDFFYEMIVKSANASELFKNFAFEFGVTCVEERGERFIIRDEEDLQNLKFAFEEFKKALARSLNLDADLQIEISKKQNKDWLDEYKKGVAPVAVGKFYVRPSWCERSQDPALIDLLIDPALAFGSGHHESTNMCLALLSELARDGMSALDVGCGSGILSIAMKKLGAKVSACDTDEQAVTATQQNAEKNGVQIDQIWLGSVSSLGEQASSLSERALCKDAQFDLVVANIIADVILILSVDLKKALKPGGRLVLSGILEKYKDRIEQAFSDLNFVQMKKQNEWLSFVYERKI is encoded by the coding sequence ATGAAAGATTTTTTTTATGAGATGATCGTAAAAAGCGCGAATGCAAGCGAGCTTTTTAAAAACTTTGCGTTTGAATTCGGCGTTACCTGCGTCGAAGAACGCGGCGAGCGTTTCATAATCCGCGACGAAGAGGATCTGCAAAATTTAAAATTTGCGTTTGAAGAGTTTAAAAAGGCGCTCGCGCGATCTCTCAATTTAGACGCCGATCTGCAGATCGAAATTTCAAAAAAGCAAAATAAAGACTGGCTCGACGAATATAAAAAAGGCGTCGCGCCCGTAGCGGTCGGTAAATTTTACGTCCGTCCGAGCTGGTGCGAAAGATCACAAGATCCCGCGCTAATCGATCTGCTGATCGATCCTGCACTGGCGTTCGGCTCAGGCCATCACGAAAGCACTAATATGTGCCTGGCACTGCTTAGCGAGCTCGCTCGCGATGGCATGAGCGCGCTTGACGTGGGCTGCGGCAGCGGAATTTTAAGTATCGCGATGAAAAAACTGGGCGCAAAGGTAAGCGCCTGCGATACCGACGAGCAGGCGGTGACCGCTACGCAGCAAAACGCCGAGAAAAACGGGGTACAGATCGATCAAATTTGGCTCGGCAGCGTTTCAAGCTTGGGCGAGCAAGCGTCTAGTTTAAGCGAGCGCGCGCTCTGTAAAGACGCGCAGTTTGATCTCGTCGTCGCAAATATAATCGCCGACGTGATTTTGATCCTAAGCGTGGATCTGAAAAAAGCGCTAAAACCGGGCGGCAGGCTCGTGCTGTCTGGAATTTTAGAAAAATATAAAGATAGGATTGAGCAGGCCTTTTCGGATTTGAATTTCGTGCAGATGAAAAAGCAAAACGAATGGCTTAGCTTCGTTTATGAAAGGAAGATATGA
- the ftsH gene encoding ATP-dependent zinc metalloprotease FtsH codes for MNNNQNNQPPQNGGGNNFFNKNPIGVFIIFALILIVVFKAISPSGGFDSGGVLGSVSGESRNVTYSELKSQIKNSQVSMVSIGSSTIKAQVGNVIYTAKRVDDPELVQILESRKIPYGAYNESNFLTDLLFSWVLPLVIFFGIWMFLANRMQRNMGGGVLGIGSSKNLVSAEKPKVKFSDVAGVEEAKEEVKEIVDFLKNPERYISLGAKIPKGVLLVGPPGTGKTLLAKAVAGEADVPFFSVSGSSFIEMFVGVGASRVRDLFDNAKKQAPAIVFIDEIDAIGKSRTAGGIGGGNDEREQTLNQLLAEMDGFGSESSPVIVLAATNRPETLDAALLRPGRFDRQVLVDRPDFDGRMAILKVHMRDVKFARDIDIEEIARLTVGFAGADLANIINEAALLAGREAKAEVEQKDLLEAIERVGIGLAKKSRRVSPIEKRIVAYHESGHALIAELTKGAMPVSKVTIVPRGLSAAGYTLNSPFENRYLHQRHEIFAEIDTFLAGRAAEDVFLGEITDGAGNDLQRATDMLKFMATQVGMTEALGLAVLEKQQYSFLNGGQSIKDYSEVTAVKIDEYVRKTLDERYAAVKETLKTYAPAIEEMVKALYEKETVSGEQIVEIISKFEKDNGMPTRLVRNLGANDDIESAKSEA; via the coding sequence ATGAATAACAACCAAAACAATCAACCCCCTCAAAACGGCGGCGGAAACAATTTTTTTAATAAAAATCCGATCGGCGTTTTTATTATTTTTGCGCTTATTTTAATAGTCGTGTTTAAAGCGATATCCCCAAGCGGCGGATTTGATAGCGGTGGAGTACTCGGCTCCGTTTCAGGCGAGAGCAGAAACGTAACTTACTCCGAGCTAAAATCGCAAATCAAAAACTCCCAAGTAAGCATGGTTTCCATTGGAAGTTCCACGATTAAAGCGCAAGTCGGCAACGTAATCTACACTGCTAAGCGCGTGGATGATCCCGAGCTCGTTCAAATTTTAGAATCGCGCAAAATTCCATACGGTGCGTATAACGAGAGCAACTTTTTGACAGATCTGCTCTTTAGCTGGGTCTTGCCGCTCGTGATTTTCTTTGGAATTTGGATGTTTTTAGCCAACCGCATGCAGCGTAATATGGGCGGCGGCGTGCTCGGCATCGGAAGCTCTAAAAACCTAGTAAGCGCCGAAAAGCCGAAGGTTAAATTTAGCGATGTCGCTGGCGTCGAAGAGGCGAAAGAGGAGGTTAAGGAGATCGTAGATTTCTTAAAAAACCCCGAGCGATACATTAGCCTCGGGGCTAAAATTCCAAAAGGCGTTCTTTTGGTGGGGCCTCCCGGCACGGGCAAGACGCTGCTAGCCAAAGCGGTCGCGGGCGAAGCGGACGTGCCGTTTTTTTCGGTATCGGGCTCCAGCTTCATCGAGATGTTCGTAGGCGTGGGCGCTAGCAGGGTGCGCGATCTATTTGATAACGCTAAAAAGCAGGCTCCGGCGATCGTTTTCATCGACGAGATCGACGCGATCGGCAAAAGCAGAACCGCAGGTGGTATCGGCGGAGGTAACGACGAGCGCGAACAGACGCTAAATCAGCTGCTTGCCGAGATGGACGGCTTCGGCTCGGAATCAAGCCCGGTGATCGTCCTTGCGGCTACCAACCGCCCCGAGACGCTTGATGCGGCGCTTCTGCGTCCGGGCAGATTCGATAGGCAGGTTCTAGTCGATAGACCCGATTTTGACGGCAGAATGGCGATTTTGAAGGTGCATATGCGCGACGTTAAATTTGCTCGCGATATCGATATCGAGGAGATCGCGCGCCTTACCGTTGGCTTTGCGGGAGCCGATCTTGCAAACATCATCAACGAAGCCGCGCTTTTAGCTGGTCGCGAGGCAAAGGCGGAGGTCGAGCAAAAAGACCTGCTCGAAGCGATCGAACGCGTCGGTATCGGACTGGCTAAAAAATCACGCCGCGTAAGCCCTATCGAAAAGCGGATCGTCGCCTACCACGAAAGCGGTCATGCGCTCATCGCCGAGCTTACTAAAGGCGCGATGCCAGTATCGAAGGTAACTATCGTGCCGCGCGGATTAAGTGCTGCGGGATATACGCTAAATTCTCCGTTTGAAAATAGATATCTGCACCAGCGCCATGAAATTTTTGCCGAGATCGATACGTTTTTGGCGGGGCGCGCGGCGGAGGATGTGTTTTTGGGTGAGATCACCGACGGAGCTGGCAACGATTTGCAGCGCGCTACCGATATGCTTAAATTTATGGCTACTCAGGTCGGAATGACCGAGGCTCTCGGGCTTGCGGTGCTAGAAAAGCAGCAGTATTCCTTCCTAAATGGCGGACAGAGCATCAAGGATTACAGCGAGGTAACGGCGGTTAAGATTGACGAATATGTTCGCAAGACGCTGGATGAGCGCTATGCGGCGGTAAAAGAGACGCTAAAGACCTATGCTCCGGCGATCGAGGAGATGGTAAAGGCGCTGTATGAGAAGGAGACGGTCTCGGGCGAGCAGATCGTGGAGATCATCTCTAAATTTGAAAAAGATAACGGCATGCCTACCCGTCTGGTGCGAAATTTAGGCGCTAATGATGATATCGAAAGCGCAAAGAGCGAGGCTTAA